Proteins encoded together in one Bacteroides zoogleoformans window:
- a CDS encoding efflux RND transporter permease subunit has translation MKSASSFTVIVAFVCLALVGMALVPLLPVKLNPSRSLPGFTVGFGMPGASSRVVEMEVTGKLESMLARIRGVKNLNSVSGNGFGRITVELDKHADVDVVRFEASTVIRQTWPQLPSGTSYPVIRMKVPDENASRPFMSYTLNAPSAPILIQQYAEEHIKPRLARLSGIYKVEISGATSMEWRLEYDSEQLRILGVTLSDIREAVRRHYRKEFLGTHNVDTGKDGEQWIRLVLVPEGDTTDFDPTVIAVTAADGKLFHLDELVSVVRMEEEPQSYYRINGLNSIYLSITAEETANQLQLSRAVMNEMEDICRALPAGYEVHANYDATEYIREELDKIYFRTGLTVLILLVFVWLITRRLKYLFLIVTALVVNIAVALIFYYFFGLEMQLYSLAGITVSLNLVIDSTIVMAEHILHRRNLKAFMSVLAAALTTMGALVIIFFLDEKIRLNLQDFAAVVIINLAVSLMVALFFVPAMIEKIGLRSGKKKVKSRKLRMRKKVFRFSFSSFRFSVYFARCYAVLIRFLCRWRWAVCTFLILGFGLPVFLLPEKLEGEGKWKETYNKTFGSTIYKESVKPVVDKVLGGSLRLFVQKVYEGSYFTRNEETVLHANANLPNGSTLEQMNTLMKRMETYLSGFKEIKQFHTSIYSPRRAGIQVYFKKEFQNTGFPYTLKANMISKALQLGGGSWGIYGLQDQGFSNDVRESAGSYRIKMYGYNYDELYHWAEELKAKLLTHRRIKEVLISSEFSWWKDDYQEFYFKLNKERMAQEGIDAQTLFAAVRPIFGKNMEIGSVITEQGAEKIKLSSRQSGEYDIWAMRFFPNGVGGGKYYKLSELATVEKGQMPQEIAKENQQYRLCLQYEYIGSGEMGNKVQKRDLEEFNKLLPMGYTAESDNNRWMWDRKDNKQYLLLLVVIAIIFLTTSVLFNSLKQPLAIIFVIPVSYIGVFLTFYWFRLNFDQGGFASFVLLCGITVNASIYILNEYNSIRRRFPRLSSLRAYTKAWNVKAIPIFLTVVSTILGFIPFMIGTDKEAFWFPLAAGTIGGLVMSVIGIFLFLPVFVLKKKDFH, from the coding sequence ATGAAATCCGCATCTTCTTTCACCGTTATCGTTGCCTTTGTCTGCCTTGCTTTGGTGGGTATGGCATTGGTGCCGTTGCTTCCCGTCAAGCTGAATCCGTCCCGCAGTCTGCCTGGGTTTACCGTGGGGTTCGGCATGCCGGGCGCTTCGTCGAGGGTGGTGGAGATGGAGGTTACCGGTAAGCTGGAATCCATGCTGGCACGTATTCGGGGGGTGAAGAACCTGAATTCTGTTTCGGGTAATGGTTTCGGTAGGATTACCGTGGAACTAGACAAGCATGCCGATGTAGATGTAGTGCGCTTTGAAGCTTCCACCGTCATCCGGCAAACATGGCCGCAATTGCCTTCCGGGACTAGCTATCCGGTTATCCGGATGAAAGTTCCTGACGAAAACGCTTCGCGTCCGTTCATGTCTTATACTCTGAATGCCCCTTCCGCTCCGATTTTGATACAGCAGTACGCTGAAGAGCATATCAAACCGCGGCTGGCGCGTCTTTCGGGTATTTATAAGGTGGAAATCAGCGGTGCCACTTCCATGGAGTGGAGGTTGGAGTACGATAGCGAACAATTGCGTATATTGGGAGTGACGTTGTCGGATATAAGGGAGGCTGTGCGGCGCCATTACCGGAAAGAGTTTCTGGGTACGCATAATGTAGATACCGGTAAAGACGGCGAGCAATGGATACGGTTGGTGCTTGTGCCTGAGGGAGATACTACGGACTTTGACCCTACTGTCATTGCCGTGACTGCTGCCGATGGGAAGTTGTTTCACTTGGACGAATTGGTCTCGGTTGTGCGTATGGAGGAAGAACCGCAGAGTTATTACCGCATCAATGGTTTGAACTCTATCTATCTTTCCATCACGGCAGAAGAGACTGCCAATCAGTTGCAGTTGAGCCGTGCGGTTATGAATGAGATGGAAGATATTTGTCGGGCGCTTCCTGCCGGTTATGAAGTGCATGCCAATTATGACGCCACCGAGTACATACGTGAGGAATTGGATAAAATTTACTTCCGTACCGGGTTGACGGTTCTGATTCTGCTTGTTTTTGTATGGCTCATTACACGCAGGTTGAAATATCTTTTTCTGATTGTGACCGCTCTGGTTGTGAACATAGCGGTAGCACTTATATTCTATTATTTTTTCGGGTTGGAGATGCAACTTTATTCGCTGGCGGGTATTACTGTTTCGCTTAATCTGGTGATAGACAGTACGATTGTGATGGCAGAACACATACTGCATAGGCGTAATCTGAAAGCTTTTATGTCGGTGCTGGCTGCCGCGCTCACCACGATGGGGGCATTGGTCATTATTTTCTTTCTTGATGAAAAGATACGGCTTAATTTGCAGGATTTTGCCGCAGTGGTGATCATCAATCTGGCTGTATCTCTGATGGTAGCGTTGTTTTTCGTTCCGGCAATGATTGAAAAAATAGGGTTGAGAAGTGGAAAAAAGAAAGTGAAAAGTAGAAAGTTGAGAATGAGAAAAAAAGTTTTTCGTTTTTCCTTTTCCTCTTTTCGCTTTTCAGTGTACTTTGCCCGTTGCTATGCTGTCTTGATTCGTTTTCTCTGTCGTTGGCGTTGGGCGGTATGCACGTTTTTAATTCTTGGTTTTGGCTTGCCGGTCTTTTTGCTACCCGAGAAACTGGAAGGAGAGGGGAAATGGAAAGAGACATATAATAAAACGTTCGGCTCTACTATATACAAAGAGTCGGTGAAACCTGTTGTCGACAAGGTCTTGGGCGGCAGTTTGCGCCTATTTGTGCAAAAAGTGTATGAGGGTAGTTATTTCACTCGTAACGAAGAAACCGTTCTGCATGCCAACGCTAATTTACCTAATGGAAGTACACTGGAACAGATGAATACATTGATGAAACGAATGGAAACCTATCTTAGCGGCTTTAAGGAAATCAAGCAATTCCACACGTCCATATATAGTCCCCGGCGTGCCGGTATACAGGTTTACTTCAAAAAAGAGTTCCAGAATACGGGATTTCCTTATACGTTGAAAGCAAATATGATAAGCAAGGCGTTGCAGCTTGGAGGTGGCAGTTGGGGTATTTATGGGTTGCAGGATCAGGGCTTCAGCAACGATGTGCGTGAAAGCGCAGGTTCTTATCGCATCAAAATGTACGGTTATAATTACGATGAACTTTATCATTGGGCTGAGGAACTGAAAGCTAAACTGTTGACACACCGTCGCATCAAAGAGGTGCTCATCAGTTCGGAATTTTCATGGTGGAAAGACGATTATCAGGAGTTTTATTTCAAACTGAATAAAGAACGTATGGCACAAGAGGGTATCGATGCACAAACCCTTTTTGCTGCTGTACGTCCCATCTTCGGCAAGAATATGGAGATTGGTTCGGTGATAACGGAGCAAGGGGCGGAGAAAATAAAGCTTTCTTCCCGTCAATCGGGAGAATATGATATCTGGGCGATGCGGTTTTTTCCTAATGGTGTAGGGGGCGGCAAGTATTACAAACTTTCCGAATTGGCCACGGTGGAGAAAGGGCAGATGCCGCAGGAGATTGCCAAGGAGAACCAGCAATATCGCCTTTGCCTGCAATATGAATACATTGGCTCGGGAGAGATGGGTAACAAGGTGCAAAAGCGTGATTTGGAGGAATTCAACAAACTCCTTCCGATGGGCTATACGGCGGAGTCGGACAACAATCGATGGATGTGGGATCGGAAAGACAACAAGCAATACCTGCTTTTGTTGGTAGTGATAGCAATCATATTTTTGACAACGAGTGTCTTGTTCAATTCGCTGAAGCAGCCGCTTGCCATTATTTTCGTGATTCCCGTTTCTTATATAGGAGTGTTCCTTACGTTTTATTGGTTTCGGTTGAATTTCGATCAGGGAGGTTTTGCCTCTTTCGTTTTGTTATGCGGCATCACGGTAAATGCCAGCATCTATATATTAAATGAATACAACAGCATCCGCCGTCGTTTTCCACGTCTTTCTTCCCTTCGTGCCTATACCAAGGCATGGAATGTGAAAGCCATCCCCATTTTCCTCACGGTAGTCTCCACCATTCTGGGCTTCATTCCTTTTATGATAGGCACCGATAAAGAAGCGTTTTGGTTTCCGTTGGCGGCAGGCACTATCGGGGGGCTGGTAATGTCCGTTATCGGCATCTTCTTGTTTTTACCGGTTTTTGTGTTGAAGAAGAAAGATTTCCATTAA
- a CDS encoding Gfo/Idh/MocA family oxidoreductase, producing the protein MMISPPALGLRCEPIDVVRIGLIGLGQRGLQTLRRYTFVEECFELVRTAEATRRHCFMTENCCYDWFSLAALELRDAGFFGTITHCEGAYIHDWRNRFSAGSHGAQTWYKTSCWHGGNPYPTHGIGPIAQLLGIHRSDRFSHLVSVTGQAAGAESLLGHGNTTLLTTERGVTVLLQFDGTTPRPYSRIQAVCGTEGFARKYPLAQVQHESDLFEGEVAEAFLRKYMRGPAADLWREGSERGVPNEMNYAMDCRLIYCLRHGLPLDIDVYDAAEWSCLAELTQISARRGGERVDIPDFLNLHF; encoded by the coding sequence ATGATGATTTCTCCTCCGGCTTTGGGCTTGCGGTGCGAACCGATAGACGTGGTGCGCATCGGTTTGATTGGTTTGGGACAACGCGGTCTGCAAACCTTGCGTCGTTATACTTTTGTGGAAGAGTGCTTTGAACTGGTGCGTACTGCCGAAGCAACCCGCCGGCATTGTTTCATGACGGAAAACTGTTGTTACGACTGGTTTTCGCTTGCCGCATTGGAGCTTCGCGATGCCGGATTTTTCGGCACGATTACGCATTGCGAGGGAGCTTATATCCACGATTGGAGGAATCGTTTCTCGGCAGGAAGTCACGGTGCGCAGACCTGGTACAAAACGAGCTGTTGGCATGGAGGCAACCCATATCCCACGCATGGCATAGGGCCGATAGCACAGTTGTTGGGTATTCACCGCAGTGACAGGTTCAGCCATTTGGTCTCGGTCACGGGACAAGCTGCGGGTGCGGAAAGCCTCTTGGGGCATGGCAACACGACGCTGCTCACCACCGAGCGTGGAGTGACTGTACTCTTGCAGTTCGATGGCACTACCCCTCGTCCCTATTCACGTATTCAGGCTGTATGCGGTACGGAAGGCTTTGCCCGAAAATATCCCCTTGCGCAGGTGCAGCACGAGAGCGATTTGTTCGAGGGGGAAGTCGCGGAGGCTTTCTTGCGCAAATACATGCGCGGCCCTGCTGCCGACTTATGGCGCGAGGGGAGTGAGCGCGGTGTGCCCAACGAGATGAACTATGCCATGGATTGCCGGTTGATATACTGCTTGCGACATGGGTTGCCCCTCGACATCGATGTTTATGATGCAGCAGAATGGTCGTGTCTGGCTGAACTGACGCAAATATCAGCCCGGCGTGGTGGAGAGCGCGTCGATATTCCCGACTTCCTGAATCTTCACTTTTGA
- a CDS encoding aminoacyl-histidine dipeptidase, with protein MSTILQLAPQNVWKHFYSLTRIPRPSGHMEKITEFLIDFGKGLGLESFVDGVGNVIIRKPATPGMENRKGVILQAHMDMVPQKNNDTVHDFTKDPIETYIDGDWVKARGTTLGADNGLGVAAAMAVLEAKDLNHGPLEVLITKDEETGMYGAFGLKPDTLKGDILLNLDSEDEGELYIGCAGGIDITASLEYKEEAAPKGFVARKITLKGLRGGHSGLEINEGRANANKLMARIVHDLLIEFDSRLASFEGGNMRNAIPREAHAVLTFNPEDIDGLEEYIKEYEEQLNAEYAPMESGVTLKLEETDMPATVVPEEIQDNLVNVLMACQNGVMRMIPTVPDTVETSSNLAIVIIGGGKAEVRILARSSCDTMKDFLADSLTACFSMAGMKVELSGAYSGWQPDVDSPILHAMKQSYKQQFGVEPAVKVIHAGLECGIIGANCPGLDMISFGPTLRSPHSPDERAYIPTVAKFYDFLVATLAQTPEK; from the coding sequence ATGAGTACAATCTTACAGCTTGCTCCACAGAATGTGTGGAAGCATTTTTATTCATTGACACGTATTCCACGTCCGTCAGGACACATGGAAAAGATTACCGAGTTTCTGATCGACTTCGGCAAAGGGCTGGGTCTGGAATCGTTTGTCGACGGGGTGGGCAACGTCATTATCCGCAAGCCCGCCACTCCGGGCATGGAGAATCGCAAGGGCGTCATCCTTCAGGCGCACATGGACATGGTGCCGCAAAAGAATAACGATACCGTCCACGACTTTACGAAAGACCCCATCGAAACCTATATAGACGGCGATTGGGTGAAAGCCAGAGGTACCACGCTGGGAGCCGACAATGGGCTGGGAGTGGCTGCCGCCATGGCCGTGCTCGAAGCCAAGGATCTGAATCATGGACCGCTGGAGGTGCTGATTACGAAAGACGAAGAGACCGGTATGTACGGCGCCTTCGGCCTGAAACCCGATACGTTGAAGGGCGATATCCTACTGAATCTCGACTCGGAAGACGAAGGCGAATTGTATATAGGTTGCGCCGGAGGCATCGACATCACCGCTTCGTTGGAATATAAGGAGGAGGCTGCGCCCAAGGGATTTGTTGCCCGCAAGATAACGCTGAAGGGTTTGCGCGGCGGACACTCCGGGTTGGAAATCAATGAAGGACGTGCCAATGCCAACAAACTGATGGCCCGCATTGTACACGATCTGCTCATTGAATTCGACTCCCGCCTTGCAAGTTTTGAAGGTGGCAATATGCGCAATGCCATTCCTCGTGAAGCACATGCCGTACTGACGTTCAACCCGGAAGATATTGATGGGCTGGAAGAGTATATCAAAGAGTACGAAGAGCAACTCAATGCAGAATACGCCCCGATGGAAAGCGGTGTCACGCTGAAACTGGAAGAGACGGACATGCCTGCCACAGTGGTTCCCGAAGAGATTCAGGACAATCTGGTCAACGTGCTGATGGCTTGCCAGAACGGAGTGATGCGTATGATTCCTACGGTGCCCGACACAGTGGAGACATCCTCCAACTTGGCCATCGTCATCATTGGCGGAGGGAAAGCTGAAGTACGCATCCTGGCCCGCAGTTCGTGCGACACGATGAAAGATTTCTTGGCCGACAGCCTGACCGCATGTTTCTCCATGGCAGGCATGAAGGTGGAGCTGAGCGGCGCATATTCCGGCTGGCAGCCTGATGTGGATTCTCCTATCCTGCACGCCATGAAGCAGTCCTACAAGCAGCAATTCGGAGTGGAACCTGCCGTGAAGGTGATTCATGCCGGGCTGGAATGCGGCATCATCGGTGCTAATTGTCCCGGACTGGATATGATTTCCTTTGGTCCCACTTTGCGCTCGCCTCACTCTCCCGATGAGCGTGCCTACATTCCCACGGTCGCAAAATTCTATGACTTCTTAGTGGCTACCTTAGCACAGACACCGGAAAAGTAA
- a CDS encoding alpha/beta hydrolase family protein — protein MKKLLSLLIMGLGIAGCADKQPVDNGLTFQFEGRSINIAPYFEEFPYTYFNVNKEGDKLIFFQTGNKQKLQWINIEPGADIRNAHDVTDLDFTKRNCWSPTYNAADSYFYWIGDEKNDEIINLYRTKAGSNEVSKLTDVPYIYAWSFNPEGTKVAYVGRMEQGETTRRDELHVLNLQTLKDSLICEDADPYRYTWGDVSWQPEGKGLMLLAVKNYDRTYTNVLYLDFATGKTTVLTDPVKPASLSGVMVFSDWYSNDEALFLSDQDGYQNLYSFKLSTGKTEQITNYTMNIDKADFITLDGKKYVLAMQSNPIESKLIMIDPSTHQVVAQISSELALSLGAVKDNTAILTAGGTTTLFKVLKAVCTTSSISLEPIMDTPADLQQKLVHSSVERLEIPTFDIDPATGKQRLIHVYLFTPDNPLPTDRSLLMVEAFYGGMNSYSPDYQIYTQAGIYVLSAAPRGSAGFGRDFASLNDKDLGGNETIDMIYVSKYVAGKLNIPAERVGVFGMSHGGYETMRLITFPGEVNGQQASFPFGFGIEAAGFCDIIWQQYHSNIPDWITLEAGDVKNPTDSVRMVERSPINDADKITGPLLLIHGTSDNRVDIAGSADMADKLEALGKPYKFVKMEGSGHGFKGTENNKVFYGEVFDFIERQVLHKN, from the coding sequence ATGAAAAAATTATTATCATTACTTATAATGGGGTTGGGTATTGCCGGCTGCGCCGATAAACAGCCGGTCGACAATGGCCTTACTTTTCAGTTTGAGGGACGCAGCATAAACATTGCCCCTTACTTCGAAGAGTTTCCGTACACCTACTTCAACGTGAACAAAGAAGGCGATAAGCTTATTTTCTTTCAAACAGGAAATAAGCAAAAACTTCAATGGATAAATATTGAGCCGGGAGCTGATATTCGTAATGCGCACGATGTGACCGATTTGGACTTTACCAAACGCAATTGCTGGAGCCCTACTTATAATGCGGCCGATAGTTATTTCTATTGGATAGGAGATGAGAAGAACGATGAGATCATCAATCTTTATCGTACCAAAGCCGGCTCGAACGAAGTAAGCAAACTGACTGATGTGCCTTATATTTACGCGTGGAGTTTCAATCCCGAAGGTACCAAAGTGGCCTATGTGGGCCGCATGGAGCAGGGCGAGACCACACGTCGTGACGAATTGCATGTCCTCAACTTGCAGACATTAAAAGATTCTTTGATATGCGAAGATGCTGATCCCTACCGTTATACGTGGGGTGATGTAAGCTGGCAGCCCGAAGGTAAGGGACTGATGTTGCTTGCCGTAAAGAATTACGATCGTACCTATACCAATGTGCTCTATCTTGACTTTGCTACCGGAAAGACCACCGTGCTTACCGACCCTGTAAAGCCGGCAAGCTTAAGCGGCGTAATGGTATTCTCCGATTGGTATAGCAACGACGAGGCTCTGTTTCTTAGCGATCAAGACGGCTACCAGAACTTGTATAGTTTCAAGCTGTCGACAGGAAAGACGGAGCAGATAACCAACTATACCATGAATATCGACAAAGCCGATTTCATCACGTTGGATGGAAAGAAATATGTGTTGGCCATGCAGAGCAATCCTATCGAGTCGAAGCTGATAATGATTGACCCGAGTACCCACCAAGTGGTGGCGCAAATTTCTTCGGAGCTGGCTCTGTCATTGGGTGCCGTTAAAGATAATACGGCCATTCTTACCGCAGGCGGCACCACAACCTTGTTCAAGGTGCTTAAAGCGGTGTGCACCACATCATCTATCAGTTTAGAGCCCATCATGGACACTCCTGCCGATTTGCAGCAAAAGTTGGTTCATTCTTCGGTAGAGCGTTTAGAAATACCTACGTTCGACATCGATCCCGCCACAGGCAAGCAACGTCTGATTCATGTTTATCTCTTTACACCTGATAATCCGTTGCCCACCGATAGAAGCCTGCTCATGGTCGAGGCTTTCTATGGTGGCATGAACAGCTACTCGCCCGATTATCAGATCTACACCCAAGCCGGCATTTACGTGTTGAGCGCAGCTCCTCGTGGAAGCGCAGGTTTCGGGCGCGATTTCGCATCGTTGAACGATAAAGATTTGGGCGGCAACGAAACCATTGATATGATCTACGTGTCGAAGTATGTGGCCGGAAAACTGAATATCCCTGCCGAACGTGTAGGCGTGTTCGGTATGAGCCACGGCGGCTACGAAACTATGCGTCTGATTACTTTCCCCGGCGAGGTGAATGGTCAGCAGGCAAGTTTCCCCTTCGGCTTCGGTATCGAAGCTGCCGGTTTCTGCGACATTATTTGGCAGCAGTATCACTCTAATATACCCGACTGGATTACGTTAGAAGCCGGCGACGTGAAGAATCCTACCGACTCTGTCCGCATGGTAGAGCGCTCGCCCATCAACGATGCCGACAAGATTACAGGCCCGTTGCTGCTGATTCACGGCACAAGCGATAACCGTGTGGATATAGCCGGTTCTGCCGACATGGCCGATAAACTCGAAGCATTGGGAAAACCTTATAAGTTTGTCAAGATGGAAGGATCGGGACATGGCTTTAAGGGAACTGAAAACAATAAGGTGTTCTATGGTGAGGTGTTTGATTTTATAGAGAGGCAAGTGCTTCATAAGAATTGA
- a CDS encoding RagB/SusD family nutrient uptake outer membrane protein: protein MKAKYLVLALLTSVATACSDDRLYQDPATSFTDETVLESKETVNTVLMGAYDYTGHFWYHTIGQISLDVMGNDLKMSDGTFGFSTYNWLMFAYNYVQYPRVVDGWWSAYSEYMWRRAYQAIDQCNEIIANAAKLPAGCEDILAQAHGVRGWNFLNLFNLYCGSYTGQGANGQGLFLRVTPGTADGNDVPRSDLGTSMKQIISDFTYAYEHCTNESNYYINKKAAALLLARTYMDMGDYDNAQKYVEGLSKFDGKDLMSKEEYQSGFHTANSEWLWGFNFTPETCNIYASIPSFYHSATFKNKTATFGTPEYGSQTTYNDLKANGVDVQFGYSTVRVAFSFANMFGKGDCRALFPFYIDKKDGLFVSKYASNGSLGVADYPMARMAEAYLIEAECLARKNDARGLAVLNMLQSKRDGTLSTTLSVDEVWFERRRELYGEGFALPDLKRLQKPLERVGEEQWSEVKSLPANSPRMMFPIPATELDYNDNATDADQNEYWRGKNF from the coding sequence ATGAAAGCAAAATATTTAGTATTAGCATTGCTGACTTCTGTGGCCACAGCCTGTTCGGACGACAGGTTGTATCAAGATCCGGCTACTTCGTTTACCGATGAAACAGTGCTCGAGAGTAAGGAAACTGTAAATACAGTGTTGATGGGCGCCTATGATTATACCGGTCACTTTTGGTACCACACCATCGGTCAGATTTCGCTTGACGTGATGGGTAATGACTTAAAAATGAGCGATGGTACTTTTGGTTTCTCTACTTACAACTGGCTTATGTTTGCCTACAATTATGTACAGTATCCGCGCGTGGTAGACGGCTGGTGGAGTGCCTATTCGGAATATATGTGGCGAAGAGCCTATCAAGCCATCGACCAATGTAATGAGATTATCGCTAATGCCGCCAAACTGCCCGCAGGTTGTGAAGACATCTTGGCACAAGCACACGGTGTGCGTGGTTGGAATTTCTTGAATCTGTTCAATTTGTATTGTGGCTCTTACACCGGTCAGGGAGCAAACGGACAAGGTTTGTTCTTGCGCGTCACTCCGGGAACTGCCGATGGCAACGATGTGCCTCGTTCAGATTTAGGCACGTCTATGAAACAAATCATCAGCGACTTCACTTATGCGTATGAGCATTGCACAAACGAAAGCAACTATTATATCAATAAAAAAGCTGCTGCTTTATTGTTGGCTCGTACTTACATGGATATGGGTGATTATGACAACGCTCAGAAATATGTGGAAGGTTTAAGTAAGTTTGACGGTAAGGACTTGATGAGTAAGGAAGAATATCAGTCGGGCTTCCACACAGCCAACAGCGAATGGCTTTGGGGCTTCAACTTCACTCCTGAAACTTGCAACATCTACGCATCTATTCCTTCATTCTATCACAGCGCCACGTTCAAGAATAAAACGGCTACTTTTGGCACTCCCGAGTATGGAAGCCAGACCACCTACAACGATTTGAAAGCGAATGGCGTTGATGTACAATTCGGTTATAGCACCGTGCGTGTGGCTTTCTCTTTTGCCAATATGTTCGGTAAGGGCGACTGCCGTGCTTTGTTTCCATTCTATATTGATAAGAAAGACGGTCTGTTCGTTTCCAAGTATGCATCCAACGGTTCGTTGGGCGTAGCCGACTATCCAATGGCCCGTATGGCTGAGGCTTACCTGATTGAAGCCGAGTGTTTGGCTCGCAAGAACGACGCACGTGGTTTGGCTGTGCTCAACATGTTGCAAAGTAAGCGAGACGGAACGTTATCTACCACTCTTTCCGTAGATGAGGTATGGTTTGAGCGTCGCCGTGAATTATATGGCGAGGGTTTTGCGCTTCCCGATTTGAAGCGTTTGCAAAAGCCGCTTGAGCGTGTGGGCGAAGAACAGTGGAGCGAGGTTAAATCGTTGCCTGCCAACAGTCCGCGCATGATGTTCCCGATTCCTGCGACCGAGTTGGATTATAATGATAATGCGACCGATGCCGACCAAAACGAATATTGGAGAGGCAAGAACTTTTAA